The nucleotide sequence GATTTATCGTACATGTCTATTCGGTGGGATGAAGTAAACCACCTCAACAGCGGCTTGCTTTTAAGCACGGGACAGTTCACGTCGTACCTCACCGAAGGCGGCTTCTATCCGCCCCTTTTTGACCTTGTAACCACGGTTTTTTTCAAGGTAATAGGTGCAAGCGTGTTTAACGGCAGATTAGTGTCCCTCATGTTCTCGGTGCTCTCGCTTTGGGCAGTCTTTGAATTTGGCTACAAACTCTACGACGCAAAAATCGCCCTAACCGCCAGCGTCCTACTCGCCGTCATGCCCGCCTACATCTGGCTCTCGCGCATGACCATGATAGAAACCATGCTTATCTTCTTCTTCACCGTCTCGGCGCTCCTGTTTTTCATGTGGCTACACAACGACCAACGCAAATACCTACTGTGGAGCGGCATAACATTGGGGCTGGGCGTGTTAGCCAAATACCAAACCGTCATAGTCGCCGCGATAATGCTTTTGGGGCTTCTGTTTCTGTGCAGGGGCTACTTGAAAGAGCGGCTGCCTAAATTTGCGTTTTTGCTAGTGGTGGCAGTTTTGGTTTTTGTGCCTTGGATAGTAGCCGCATATCAGGTTTACGCGTCAGGCATGCTCGAAACGTGGCTCTACGCCATGAACATTGGAAACCCCGAAAAAACCCTCTACAGCCTCGGATTTAACAGCATAGGCATCAACAGGTTCCCCCACATATTCATCTCCATACCCCCGTGGCTACAGGTGCCGCTGTTCTACTTTTTCGAGATGACCTCACCCTACGCTGACATCCACCCTGTCTCGTTCTTCTTGTACGCGTTAGGGATAGGCGGCTTGGTCTTGTTTGCTTGGAGACGAAAACCCCTCGACAAGTATTTGCTTATCTGGTTTGTGGTAGTGTACGTGTTTTTCACGGTAATCCCCAACAGGCACTGGCGCTACATCGTTCCCGTCTTCCCCGTTTTGGCGTTCGCAGCAGCTAGCCTAATTTCTTCAGGGCTTAGCACTATGAGGAAAATCTGGGCAAACAAGCACCTAAGCATGAGCGAGAAACGTTTCTCCCAGTTTTGTGCGTGCATCCTAATCGGGTTTGTTGCGTTAGGTGCATATTATAACGTCCAAGACACGCAGGTCTGGCTATCAAAAGACCGCGTCCACATACCCATCCAAGAAGCCTCTGAATTCGCCGCAACCATCGTGGAGCCCGAAGACGCCATTGTAGTTATGTGTACGCAGAACTTCTTTAGTCAAGACATGGTACGGTTCTACCTAAACGCGCAGGGCAAATACAACAAAGTCCTAAACTACCCCTATCAGCCCGTCGACACCTACACACCCGACTTTGACATAGAAGAATTCATCAACCTATGCAAACAAAACAACGTCAAATACGTCTTCACCTACGAATACAGCGGCGACGAACCCTACTTCAACAGCACCCTAAGCCTGCAAGGCGTCTTCCAAATGCTCTACGACTCAGGCAACTTTAGCCGACTACTGCAAAACAACACCTACGCCTTCGGATACTACCCAAGAAGAATCTTTATACTAACTTTTCTTGGCTAATCCTTGACCTCAAGCAACTCAAAACCCGTTTTCTCATCCAACACGCGCTTAGCCGATGTCTCCGCCAATTCAAGCAGTATGACCTCGCCAATTAGCCAAACATCTATTCCCCTGCGCGTGCATCCTGTAGTTACGGTTTCGCCGCGTCCAAAACTTGCGTGCATATGCAATGTGGGTTTGCCGTCAGGGTTGGAGAAGAGGGTGCCTACGCCGCAGACTTCATGCGCGCCACACAGCAGCCTAACCATGGGGTCAGGGGGAAGCTCATCGTCGTTTTTGGGACCAACCACCACGCAACTCTTGTCCTTGATGCCGCCAACCAAAAAACAAACCCCACTACGAACACGGTTTTCCTTGGCAAAACGTTCAACAGCATCTGGCAAACGGTCACCATCGTGCAGTCGTAAAACAAAAATTCGCCCAAGCTTAGCTTCAGTAAACTCCATGACCAAACAGCCTCACCAATCATAGAGCATGCAGGGTATAAAAACGGTTTCAAACCGCAGTCAGGGGTTTTGGAAGAAGCTGGTTAACTGTTTTTGCTCTTTTTCTTCTTTGCTAAACCCCGCAATTTTTACTCCGACCCTGCGCAGCTCCAGCGTGGATTCGTTTAGGAATTTTTGCGTGAGGTCGTGTACGTGGTTTTGGATGGTTTGTTTGTCTTTGGCGGGTTTCTCAAGCGTGACAGAGCGGGTTTTGGTGCTCAGATTCACAAGTATTGCAAGGATGGCAACTTGTTTGTAGCTCATGTTCTTTGGGGCAAATTCAGCGTAGATTTCGTCGATGAGCTGATTGGTTTTCTCCAAAATGACCTCTAAGTCGCGGGTGTTCTCTTTTAAGGTGGCGATGCGGCTTATGGATTCGGCTTCCCCTGCTTCCTTCACAGGGTCATTGTCTACGCCGTTTGCGGCGTTATGGAAGTACACGCCCAAGGTTTTGCCAAAAACCTCCACCAGACGCTGCACACTAAACCCCGCTAAATCTCCCACAGTTTTGATGCCCAAAGCCGCCATCTTTGCGCTGGTTTTCTTCCCTACCCCCAACAGTTTGCCAACAGCCAACGGAGCCAAAAACTCCTTCACCTGCGCGGGTCGAACAACAGTGACGCCGTCGGGCTTGTTGATGTCGGATGCGATTTTTGCAACCAGCTTGTTAGGGGCAACGCCAACCGAAAACGTCACGCCTACCTCTTGTTTCACCGCCTGCTTCATCTGCGCAACCAACGCCTCCGCCGCCTCAAAATCGCCGCCAAGCTTTTTGGTAACCTCCAAGTACGCCTCGTCAATACCCACCTGCTCAAACACATCCGCAAACCCACGTAGCAGCTCCATTATTTTGTCGGAGAGTTTCTGGTAATAATCGTAATCCACAGACAAGAAAACCGCGTCTACTCCTTCAAGGCGCTTTTTAGCTAAGAACAAGGGCAGTCCTGATTTAACATCGTATTGCCTGGCGAGGTAGTTGGAGGTGCTTACTGCGCCGCTGTCTTGTGTGCGTCCGCTGTACACGCCCACCACCACAGGCTTACCCTTCAACTCAGGATTATGAAGCTCCTCACACTGAGCAAAAAAGTAATCCAAATCAACCAACATCACAACACGCCCATCCACCGCAGTCACCTCTTCTCCTCTTTGTTAAGCAACCATGAACCGTCACATGCTGCCGTGTTTAGCTTGGGTAAGCCTTCCCTGCACACCCCAAACTGCATCCCCTGCGCCACAGCTAAATCGCGTACCCGCTTGAGCATTTTGAAGCGCAACTCTTTGGCCAGCAACGTGTTCCCTGCTTGGCGTTCGCCTTGCTCGAAGTAAAGCGGCTGGAGTTTTTCTGCGATTTGAGGCAGAGCTTTGGTTAGGCGGCGCCAGTTGTCGGGTTTGGCTTTGTAGGTTGAACTGGTTACATGTTTGACACCCATGCCTGCAAGCTCAGCGATAAGCGCTTTGGGGTCATCGTTCACGTAGGGTATTATGGGGTCTATGCGCACGCAAACTGGAATATCCGCAGACGTTAAGTCTTGAGCGGCTCTAAGGCGCTCCTTCACACTGGGCGCAAAAGGCTCCAGCAACTGGGCAACCTGCTCATCCAACGTGGTTATAGTCAGCGCAACTGTTGAGGGCACCTTGCTTAGGAGGTCGTCGTCGCGGACAACAAGGTTTGATTTGGTGATTACTTGAATTTTGCAGTTGCTCTCCACGAGGATTTCGAGGCATTGGCGGGTTAAGCCCAAGTTTGCTTCCATGCGCGGGTACGGGTCAGAAGAGTTGCTTATAGAAACAGTTTCGCCAACAAGTTTGGCAGCTTCGCGCCTGAGCTTTGCTACGAGTTCTTTTTTGGGTCTGCAATCAGAGAAGTTTGGGATATAACTTGACGCGTAACAGTAAAGGCACTGGTGGTCACAGCCGCTATACGGGTTCATAGTCAACTTGGGCGGACAAGTGCACAGGCTATTCTTCCACGGGTCAAAACCAGAAATCAAAGGCGCCACAACAAACCACCACAAACAACAAGAACAAAAGCAGCGGGCAAACAAAAACATTAGCCACAAAAAAGCAACTTCGCGGCTTAATTTTCTTCAGCGGCTTTCTGCAGGGTCTGGGCTAGGCGGGGTTTTTTTGTGGTTTGGGGGGAGAGCATTTCTTGCACGAGTTTGTATTGGCGTTGGTAGATGTGGCAGTTTTTGCTGTGGAAAATCAGCTTGCCGGTTTCGAGGTTGAGGTTGCTACGGCTGTTGATTTCTGAGACAAACGCTTCGTTGAATAGTTGGAGCCCTGCGATGTTGGCGGGTAGTCCTGCGTAGGCGTCCCAGCTGCGAAAGTAGCAGGTGAGATGCATTTTGCCCTCCAAGATTTCGGTGTCGATTAGGCTTAGGCACGGGGGTTCAGATTTTTTGTGTTGTTTACCGAATTTGAGGATATCCTCCGGCAGGCGTATGACCATGGTGACTTGCCGGTCTTGTTGTTCTTCAACGTAGCGTTGCACTGCCTGCTCGATTTGGTTAATTGGGTGATTGAGCCTGCTTCCGTAGGTGTAGGTTTCTTCGTCTTGCTTTTCGCCACACCACAAATACTCCAACGCGTAACCCTGCACGTACTTAAAATCACAAGGCGCCTTATCACTAACCAAAGGACGATTCTCAGGATGCGCAATCTCAATGGACAAATTCAGCTTCCTAGTCTCCGTTTCTTCCGAACCAAACCCAACCCTGAAAACATCGCCCTCACGCCAAATACAGCTCAAAGCCTGAAACCAAGCATCAGAACAATCAAACGCCGAAATCTTCACATGCCTCACAACAACACCTCAAACAAAACAGGACACACAAAACCTACTCTACCCTTAGAGGATATAAAACTGTTCTCAATCCACAAAATACACCCGCACAGCCAACAAAACCAAAAACACTAGAAAAACCATTCACAAAAGAGATATACCTTCACAATCAGACAAAGTATTATGTCAAAACCGCTAACACTCATCACAAATAGAGACGAAAGTAAAAGGGCTCAAGAATTGTTGCTAAAAAAACTCGAGGAGAAGCAGGATAAAGAAGGGTATAACATCAAAATTAGGCATAGAGGAAGAATGCAAAAAAGAACAGTTCATTGGAGCACAAAACTAGGCATTTGGTGGGCACAAAACGATGATCATGACAACCGATTTTGGAACGCATTTGGAGTAGGAGAACCAAAGTGGAACAAGAAATCCAGTCTTAGTATTGTTTGCGAAATTAATCCACCCAGAGAGGGAATTAATGGAAGCAGTGGGGGCGCTTTTGCTAAAGAGGAAGACGAAAGGTATCTTCTTCACCGAGGAAGAATCGGAGGAGGCAAGACGAGAATAACTAAAGAACGCTTTCAAGAAGAGTTTAAAGAAGCCCTAGTAAGAATTGAAGGCGAAGAAAAGCCGCTTGCGGTTGTATCGTCTTTTAATGATTCTAAATTTGCTGAAAACATCGCGGCTTTTGTGAAGAAGGTTTACGGAATCAAAGAGAAACTATCTCAAGAAAACCGAGAAAACTAAACGCGTTTTTGAGAACAAAAAGAAAGAAAAGAAAGGTTTTTGGAGGCTTAGTAGGGCATACCGCCCATGCCACCCATACCGCCCATGCCTGGTGGCATTCCGCCCATTCCGCCTGGGGGCATTGGTGGGGCTCCGCCGCCTGTGCCTTTGATGCTGATGAGGTCGTCGATTTTGAGGATCATGTTGGCTGCTTCGGTTGCGGATTTGATGACTTGCTGTTTGACGCGTAAGGGTTCGAGGACGAGCATGTCGAGCATGTTGACGATGTCGCCCGTGTTGATGTCGATGCCAAAGTATTTGTTGTCGGCGTTTTCGTGTTTGGAGCGTAGGGCAACCATGATGTCGATGGGGTCTAATCCTGCGTTTTCGGATAGGGTTAGGGGTATGGCTTCGACTGCTTCGGCGAATGCTTCAACGGCTAGTTGTTCGCGTCCGCCCACGCTTACTGCAAAGGCGCGTAGGTGTTTGGCGAGTTCTGCTTCGGGTGCGCCGCCGCCTGCGACGATTTTGCCGTCTTCTACGGCGTTGCGTATGACGCATAGGGCGTCGTGTAGGCTGCGTTCGGCTTCGTCTATGACGTGGTCGGTTCCGCCGCGTATGACTACGGTTACGGCTTTGGGGTTTTTGCAGTCGCGGATGTAGATTAGTTTGTCATCGCCGATTTTGACTTCTTCAACAGTTTTGGCTTCGCCTAATGCGTCTGCAGAGAGGTCTTTTACGTTTGCGACGATTTTTGCGCCTGTAGCTCGGCTGAGTTTTTCCATGTCGCTGCTGCTGACGCTTTTGACGGTTAACACGCCTGCTTTGCCAAGGAAGTGTAGTGCCATGTCGTCGATGCCTTTTTCGCAGAAGACAACGTTTGCGCCTGCTTTGGTGACGCTGGTTGTCATTTCTTTGAGCATGCGTTCTTCTTCGTCTAGGAAAAGTTTCATTTGATCGGGGCTTTCGATGTTGATTTTGGCGTCGAACTCGGTTTTCTCGATTTCTAATTTGGCGTTTAGTAGTGCGATTTTGGCGCCTTCGACGAGTTTGGGCATTTGGCTGCTGGCGACTTCTTTGTCGATTACCATGCCTTTAACGAGTTCGGTTTCGTCTAGGCTTTGACCGTGTTTTTTGACGATTTTGATAAGGTCAATGTCTGCTTTGAGGGAGCCGTCTTGGTCTTCAGAGACTTGTTTGACGGCGTCTACGCTGATTTTGGCGAAAAGCTCTTTGGCTGAGGAGATGCCTTTGCTTGCCAGAGTGGTCAGAGCTAAATCCTGCAGGGTCTTCTCGTCGGTTGTTGATACGGGAATTGCGAGTTGGTTTAGGATTTCTTGGGCTTTTTCGCTGGCTTTCTTAAAGCCTTCAATGATTACTGTTGGGTGAACGTTTTTGTCTAGCAGACCTTCAGCTTTTGCTAAGAGTTCTCCTGACAAAACCACGGCGGTTGTTGTTCCGTCGCCAACTTCGTTGTCCTGCGCCTTTGCAACTTCAACAAGCATCTTTGCTGCAGGGTGCTGTACATCAAGTTCTTTCATGATGGTTGCGCCGTCGTTGGTAATTGCCACGTCGCCAAAGCTGGTGACCATCATCTTGTCCATACCGCATGGACCCAAAGTGCTCTTCACGGTTTCAGCCACAATCTTTGCAGCCATGATGTTATTCTTCTGAGCTTCGCGCCCGGTTGAGCGCCCGGTACCTTCCTTCAATACTATAACTGGAACTCCACCTTGAGACATACATTTCACCAATTCTCTTGTTTACAACTGTTAAATTTAAGAACGGAAATGAGTGCTTGGGGATATAAATTTTTTCCCATCTACAAAAACCAAACGTTCCGCAAAGACACACTAAGAACCAAAAAAGGCAGAAGGGGTTTTGCTGTGTGCTGCGTGCTATGGGACGTCGGCTTGTTTTTTGACTTTTATAATGTTGTATCCTGCGGCTTTGCGTAGCCTATTCATAACGGCCAGACCTAGTCCTTCTGGGGGTATGCTTTCAGATATTATCACGTCTATATCTTCTTCATCGAATTCGCGCAGTTTCTTGAAAAGGTTAGCGGCTACGTCGTGCATTTTGCGGCGGCTGCCCAACGATTTAACTACGTCAGCTTCGTATGCCCACGCAGTTTCGCTAGTGGCTAGTACGCCGACTTTTTTGTTGTTGAGCCAGTAGATGCTTATGAGCTCTTTTACGGTGGACATAACGGGGGTGATTCCGCCTTCAACAAGGATGAGTTGGGCTTTGGGCGCGTAATGTTTATGCTTCATTCCTGGGGAGCGCGCTTGGTCTTCGGTTATTTGGGTTTGAGAAACCACAAACGGATGCACTGCCACTTCGCCTATTGCTTGCTGTAGTTCTTCAAGAGTTACTGCACCAGGACGCAAAAGCATCGGCGGCTCCACACTCACATCCAACACGGTAGATTCCACGCCAACCTCAGCGGCGCCGCCATCTAGCACGGCGTCTATGCGTCCAGCCAAGTCCTCCATGACATGCGCGGCGGTTGTGGGGCTGGGTTTTCCTGCCATGTTCGCGCTGGGAGCAGCTATGGGACAACCACACGCCTTGATAAGCGCCAACGCCACGGGGTTTTTGGGCATACGCACCGCCACGGTATCCAAACCCGCAGTGGTCACCTCAGGCACCACCGAAGAACGCTTAAAAACTAAGGTGAGGGGACCTGGCCAGAACTGCTGCATGAGTTTTTCTGCTTTTTCTGAAACCTGCACGGCGAGGCTGTGGACTGTTTGGGGGTCTGCTACGTGCACGATGGGGGGGTTGTCTTGGGGGCGTTTTTTTGCTTCAAACAACGCAGTGACTGCCTTGGGGTTTAGGGCGTCTGCGCCTAAGCCGTAGACGGTTTCGGTGGGGAAAGCAACTAAGCCGCCTGTTTTGATGATTTCTGCGGCGGTTTGGATTGTTTCTTTTTCGGGGTTGGCGGGGTTGATTTGCAGAGTCTGGGTTTGTTTTGTCACGGCTAATGTCCTCCACGAGTTGTTTGATAGTATAGGTCGCTGTGTTTTATGTGTTGAGTTTAAGAACAACCGAAGTTTCCACTTGACGCATTGTGATGCACCAGTACGTCTGCAAGATACGGTCTGTTTCTTGGCGCGAAGAAACCAGCACAAACCCGTTTTTCTCGTAAAACCTTGTTGCCCACCAAGCAGCCTCCCAAGTCCCCACAAAAACTATGGGCGTTTTCGCTAAACCTAAAAGGTACAGGAGCAGTTTTTTGCCTATGCCTTGTTTTTGGCGGCGGGTTAGCGTGTAGGCATGGCGAATTAACGTTACGTCTTTGAAGCGTTCGATGCCCATGACGGCGGTTATTTCGTTGTTTTCTTTGAAGCAGAAAAGCTCTACGCCGCGGGTGATTTCTGCTTTGAGTTCTTGGGGGGTCATGTAGGGTTCTCGCCAGCAGTCAGGTGGAATTACGCCTTTGTATGCTTGCGCTGCGTCATTAACCACGCCCAACACGGCTTCAAACTCGCTGGGCGAAACCTTGCAGATCATACCCGTCACGAACGAAACTATATTTTTTCGGCTTCTTTTGTTTCTGCCCCTTCAGGATGAAGCACTTTGTCAAGCAGATGCATAAAAAACGCTTGCGCCTGCTGCTCGCTTACCTTCTCTAAGTAAACTGAAACCACACCAATTTTCTTCTTCTTGGCTGCCACATGCTCGGCGAACATGCGTGCGGAAATTGCGTTGCGGTCACCAAAAAGAACTGATGAAGAAACCGAGCCTAAATCGTGGGGTTTAGGCACTGCAATAGCCATAGTTCCCATTTTGTCTTCATTTTCGCTAAGCAAAACTAGGCAACTGTTTTTTGCTTCAACATATACGGCTAAGAATTTGTGCCCTTGTTCGGTGAGTTCTTCTTTTATGACGTTTGCGCGTTTATCCAAAGTTTGTGTCTCCAAGTTTAGGTGCGTATGTATGTGTGGTAAGCGCTTTGAAAGTTAAAGGTTTTCTCAACAGCCAAAACAGCAGCGGGCGGATAACTTGCATATTTAGCGCAAACAACAAACGCATAGCTGCGATAGTTACTACGGTGTTTAAGGCAACGCCGCATATTGGGGTGCTGGGGCTTAACGTTTTCTGGATGTACCTTACACTGGGCAGCCGCGTACGTAAAACCAGAAAAGCCTTCAAACAGCAACTCACTGCAAAGGGCATGTCAGCACAAGACACCAAACGCCTAAGCGCCTGCTACGAAGACCTCAAAAACAACCTCACCGCAACCCTCAAACAAGGCATAACAAGTGCAATACCCCGCTAAACCCAAAGCAAACGCCTTTTTCCTTGTTTAACCAAGCAACAAAATGTCTTTTCTGCAAGCTAGTTGGTTTTGTTGTTTTGTGCTGTTGCATTTATAGCTTGGCAGTTTCACTATGTGCTGTAACCACACAGGTTTAGAGGGCGCATCAGGTGATTGATAGGCAGCAAGCACAGAAGATTTTGGGGATACTTAGGGAAACTTTGGTTTTACCTGCTTGGATGAAACGCAAACGCAGCGCTTTTGAAACTTTAGTTGTCACCATTATCTCGCAAAACACTGCGGACACCAATACCGCCAGAGCCTACGAAAACCTGCAAAGCCACTTTGAAATCACGCCTCAAGCCCTAGCCACAGCCGACCTAAACCAGATTGAAGCAGCAATCAAATCGGCAGGTCTTTACAAAGCCAAAGCCCAAGCCATAAAACAGGCGTCACAGGAACTGCTGCAAAACCACGGCGGCACCCTACAAAACATCTTAGCGATGCCCACGCAACAAGCACGCGAGACGCTCATGCAGTTTCCAGGTGTTGGACCAAAAACCGCCGATGTCGTCTTGCTTTTCTCAGCCAACCAACCCACAGTACCCGTGGATACGCACGTTAACCGCGTCTCAAGACGTTTAGGATTGGCACCTGCAAAAGGCGACTACGAGGCAGTGCGCTGTAGCTTGCAAGAACTGTATGACCCCAAGGATTACTTGGCGGTGCATATGCTACTTATTGAGCATGGACGCAAAACCTGCAAAGCAAGACACCCGCGATGCAGCGAATGCGTGGTGGGCACTTATTGTCTAACAAGGGGGCAATGGAAATAGATGTCAAAGACCACTGCGCTGCCTACAGAGGTTGAACCCTACTTCCCCTACAGCAAAGTAAGGGCTAATCAGGACAAGTTCATAAGCACCATTTATGGCGGGGTGAAAGAGCGCCGCAGTGTTCTTATTGAGGGCACAAATGGGTTGGGGAAGACGATTTCTTCGCTTTCTGCGGTTTTGCCAACGGCTATGGAGAAGAACTTGAAGGTTTTGTATGTGGCGCGCACGCACAGGCAGCATGAACGCGTAATTGACGAGCTCAAAGCCATTGGCAGGCAGCGAAAAGTTACGGGGATTTCTTTGCGTGGGCGCAACGAGATGTGCCTGCACAAGTTTGACGCCAAACAAAGCTACGACGCCAAATCCCTCATGGAAGCTTGCGAGTTGCTCAAAGCCAAAGGCGAATGCCCCTACTACAAAAACTCTGACGCCCAAACCTACGACTACCTCCAACTCCAACAGCAAATCGCCACACGCAGCTACACCGCTTCTGAAATCATGCGGGTCTGCAAACGAAAACGCATCTGCCCATATGAGCTCATAAAAACCGCGCTCTCTGACGTCAATGTCATCGCCCTGAGTTACCTGTACGTTTTTGACCCCAACATACGCAACGCCTTCCTCAAAAACTTGGATACGCAGTTGCAGAAAACCATACTAATCGTGGATGAGGCACATAATTTGCCTGAAACTGCCATAGACATCTCCAGCAGCAGCCTCTCCTTGTTTGTTATGCGCCAAGCCGAACGTGAAGCAGAAAGGTTCGGATACGAACAAGCAGAAGCCTTCGCGCGGGTACTACACGACGAAACCGAAAAACGCGCCCAAAGCATCCGCAAAGAAGAACTAATCCCCCACGAATTTCTCACGGAGGTCATACTAGACAAATGCGGCATACCCAACCCAAAAAGCTTTGTGCAGTCGCTGGGTGAAGCAGGAGCCGCCGTAAAGAAAATCCTGTTAGCCGAGGGGAAGCATCCGCGCAGTTACATTCATGGCATGGGCGATTTTCTGCTCAGATGGATAGAAACCACTGGCGATGACTCATACATCAACATCTTAAGCAAATATTTCACCCGCGAAAACGTCCCCGCCGCCAAACTTGAAATCGTCGCGTTAGACCCCGCCAAAGTGACCATGCCCGTTTTCGCATCCACCTACGCAAACGTTGTCATGTCAGGCACGTTGCAGCCGCTGGAAGCATACAGCAAAATCACGGGGCTCCCCGAAAACACCATCCAGCACCTTGCAGCCTCGCCGTTTCCACGAGAACACATATTCTCCGCCGTATGCAGTGGCGTATCCACGTCGATGGAAAACCGCACCAGCGCAACCTACCAGACCATGATAAGGCGCATCCGCGAAGTCGTCGACAGCACGCCTGTTAACACGGGCATTTTCACGGCGTCTTTTGAAGTCTCCCGCGCCTTGCTCGCTGAGGGCTTGGAGGAGGCGTTGGAGAAGCCGCTGTTTTGTGAGCGTCGAGGCATGAGTTCTAAGGCAAACGAGGCTTTGGTGGAAGAATATAAGGAATGCGCGTTGGCAGGCGGCGCCGCCTTTATGGGCGTACAAGGCGGACGAACCTCAGAGGGCGTAGATTTTCCGGGGAACCAGATGAATTCAGTGGTGGTTGTTGGGGTGCCTTATGCGGAGCCTACGCCGCGGGTGAAAGCCCAAATCGAATACTACGAAAAGCAGTTTCCCCAGCAAGGACGCGAATACGGATACATCTTGCCTGCCATGAAAAAAGCTTCACAGGCTGCGGGTCGACCGGTAAGAACCTTGGAAGACCGCGGCGCGATTGTGTTTTTGGATTACCGTTTCGCTTCAGGCTACTGCAAAAGGTTTTTGCCTTCGTGGGTGCTACGTGACCTCAAAGTATTGCCTCAAGCCGACGGCGTTCTGTCAAAAGAGCTAAAACAGTTCTTCAAACCCTAATCCACAGTCTTCTTGGGCAACTCACGCAAGTTACCGTCCAAACGGGTTTCTCCAAAAACCACCAACGCGGGTTTGGCGGTGACGGCGGTTAAGATTTTTAGGCTGTTTCTTGTATAATCGATATCTTGCAGGATGCCTATGCCCAAGAATTTTTTGGTTTTGCCGTAGAGTCCCATGAGTAAGCCTTGTTCTTGTCCTTTGGGCACGCGTTTTTCTTGTTGTATGGTTATGTGGCTTTTGGGGAAGGTGTGCAGTTTAGAGTTTTCCAAGTATCGGGTGTAGCTGAGTTCGCGCAGGTCTTTGCGGTTTTCTTTGCCACGGTCAAGTGCAGCTACGGGAGATTCTACGTATTGTTGACGTAAATCACCAATGGCTGAGCACAGCGGCGAGAGTTCGTCGGCGCGTTGTAGGCAAAAAACCATGTCTGGCTCAAGCATCATAGACAGGCGCGTCTTAAACCGCAAAGCCTCCTCGCCCTCAACCCAGCCATCCGTGTTCACAACCAAAACCTCCGCCAAATCCTTGCCAAAAATTTCGTCACGCAACTGTTTGGTGCCCTCCACGGTCTTATCCGCGGCGCGGCTAGGCGAGGTTGCTCCGACGAAAAACGCGTTTTCTACGTCAAGCTTGAACAGGTCAGTGACGGGTTGGGTTACTTGGGTGTAAGCAACGGTGCTGGGGGCTCCAAC is from Candidatus Bathyarchaeota archaeon and encodes:
- the thsB gene encoding thermosome subunit beta yields the protein MSQGGVPVIVLKEGTGRSTGREAQKNNIMAAKIVAETVKSTLGPCGMDKMMVTSFGDVAITNDGATIMKELDVQHPAAKMLVEVAKAQDNEVGDGTTTAVVLSGELLAKAEGLLDKNVHPTVIIEGFKKASEKAQEILNQLAIPVSTTDEKTLQDLALTTLASKGISSAKELFAKISVDAVKQVSEDQDGSLKADIDLIKIVKKHGQSLDETELVKGMVIDKEVASSQMPKLVEGAKIALLNAKLEIEKTEFDAKINIESPDQMKLFLDEEERMLKEMTTSVTKAGANVVFCEKGIDDMALHFLGKAGVLTVKSVSSSDMEKLSRATGAKIVANVKDLSADALGEAKTVEEVKIGDDKLIYIRDCKNPKAVTVVIRGGTDHVIDEAERSLHDALCVIRNAVEDGKIVAGGGAPEAELAKHLRAFAVSVGGREQLAVEAFAEAVEAIPLTLSENAGLDPIDIMVALRSKHENADNKYFGIDINTGDIVNMLDMLVLEPLRVKQQVIKSATEAANMILKIDDLISIKGTGGGAPPMPPGGMGGMPPGMGGMGGMGGMPY
- a CDS encoding thymidylate synthase; its protein translation is MSIEIAHPENRPLVSDKAPCDFKYVQGYALEYLWCGEKQDEETYTYGSRLNHPINQIEQAVQRYVEEQQDRQVTMVIRLPEDILKFGKQHKKSEPPCLSLIDTEILEGKMHLTCYFRSWDAYAGLPANIAGLQLFNEAFVSEINSRSNLNLETGKLIFHSKNCHIYQRQYKLVQEMLSPQTTKKPRLAQTLQKAAEEN
- a CDS encoding glycosyltransferase family 39 protein, which encodes MGFPQTVKAIQQHMTNKHSRKDELKTKLFLLIAWCRLKLSDKWRLAFIGFILTYMVFLLWDLSYMSIRWDEVNHLNSGLLLSTGQFTSYLTEGGFYPPLFDLVTTVFFKVIGASVFNGRLVSLMFSVLSLWAVFEFGYKLYDAKIALTASVLLAVMPAYIWLSRMTMIETMLIFFFTVSALLFFMWLHNDQRKYLLWSGITLGLGVLAKYQTVIVAAIMLLGLLFLCRGYLKERLPKFAFLLVVAVLVFVPWIVAAYQVYASGMLETWLYAMNIGNPEKTLYSLGFNSIGINRFPHIFISIPPWLQVPLFYFFEMTSPYADIHPVSFFLYALGIGGLVLFAWRRKPLDKYLLIWFVVVYVFFTVIPNRHWRYIVPVFPVLAFAAASLISSGLSTMRKIWANKHLSMSEKRFSQFCACILIGFVALGAYYNVQDTQVWLSKDRVHIPIQEASEFAATIVEPEDAIVVMCTQNFFSQDMVRFYLNAQGKYNKVLNYPYQPVDTYTPDFDIEEFINLCKQNNVKYVFTYEYSGDEPYFNSTLSLQGVFQMLYDSGNFSRLLQNNTYAFGYYPRRIFILTFLG
- a CDS encoding radical SAM protein, whose translation is MAPLISGFDPWKNSLCTCPPKLTMNPYSGCDHQCLYCYASSYIPNFSDCRPKKELVAKLRREAAKLVGETVSISNSSDPYPRMEANLGLTRQCLEILVESNCKIQVITKSNLVVRDDDLLSKVPSTVALTITTLDEQVAQLLEPFAPSVKERLRAAQDLTSADIPVCVRIDPIIPYVNDDPKALIAELAGMGVKHVTSSTYKAKPDNWRRLTKALPQIAEKLQPLYFEQGERQAGNTLLAKELRFKMLKRVRDLAVAQGMQFGVCREGLPKLNTAACDGSWLLNKEEKR
- a CDS encoding DNA-binding protein; this encodes MEFTEAKLGRIFVLRLHDGDRLPDAVERFAKENRVRSGVCFLVGGIKDKSCVVVGPKNDDELPPDPMVRLLCGAHEVCGVGTLFSNPDGKPTLHMHASFGRGETVTTGCTRRGIDVWLIGEVILLELAETSAKRVLDEKTGFELLEVKD
- the dinB gene encoding DNA polymerase IV; protein product: MDGRVVMLVDLDYFFAQCEELHNPELKGKPVVVGVYSGRTQDSGAVSTSNYLARQYDVKSGLPLFLAKKRLEGVDAVFLSVDYDYYQKLSDKIMELLRGFADVFEQVGIDEAYLEVTKKLGGDFEAAEALVAQMKQAVKQEVGVTFSVGVAPNKLVAKIASDINKPDGVTVVRPAQVKEFLAPLAVGKLLGVGKKTSAKMAALGIKTVGDLAGFSVQRLVEVFGKTLGVYFHNAANGVDNDPVKEAGEAESISRIATLKENTRDLEVILEKTNQLIDEIYAEFAPKNMSYKQVAILAILVNLSTKTRSVTLEKPAKDKQTIQNHVHDLTQKFLNESTLELRRVGVKIAGFSKEEKEQKQLTSFFQNP